The segment ATAAAagaaactcgtagatactttggatgtatacACAGTGCTGGACCAAAAGGTGGGAATGCCAATCTTAAACGTAGTTTTCCCGTCTATTTTTTCAGAGCGGGATGGGTTATCTACTACTCCTGATGGTGTCTAAATGATCGTTTTGTTATTCCTTCTTCATCATGTATATCTGTCCTTGAAGGTCTTCTTAGTGGACATTTAGGTGTTGGGAAGTGGAAGTTGGTGTGTGAGTGAAAATTATTGGTTGTTTTGTTTAGTCAGGCATGTAGATAGTGCGACATGTGTTATATATTCTCCTATGATTACTTACTATTATTAATTGTTCTCTGTTGTTGGATTGtttcgggttttggtgtggaaatatatatttacgttctagtcaggctaatcacgtgttcttgatttgagttgtgttgaggtcctgtagaatagacactgggagggaatttagtgtagatattcgtctaaggtaaattaacatcCCAGACGTAGAAAAACCGATCGTTAAAACAGGATGATTTCTTGTTAGATTATTGTAATAGTCCAATTAATAAACATAAAGcatattttgaatttttttatttcactgaTTTACAAATTTAGAATTACACTTTTGGGTCATTCCGGAGGTGTTATCTGCGATGCTTTACATTTAATCTTTCCAATAtctaatcatttatttcaacaaGCAATATTACAAAGTGGTTCACCATTAGCATGGTGGGCTGTTGAAAGTTCgcataacaagaaaccctagcgtttTAACAGAGGTCCTTGGCAAGACTCACATGTTGGTGACCAGAGATAAATGAAGATATATGTCGTACAGCAAACGATTGTGAGAAATGTCAGGTTGAAAAGCCAGCCTTTGAAGTGTACTCCATGGCCAGTGTCGTCTGAGGCCTGGCAGACAATTCATGCAGGCTATTGCCGTTCATTTGTTGACAAATACTGTGCACTTGTAGTCATTGATTCTTTCTCTAGGCGGCTTGGagtttttttcacaacttcacaATCCAAGCACTAATGAAAGTGTTTAGTCGAGAAGGGATTCCCATGATGTTAGTGACTGATAATGGCAAGGATTCTTCGTTTGAATGTGTTTAGAGTCTGTAGAAGCTACACACTATCGTGGAAATGACCTCCGACTAGCCACGGGTATCGTGGTACAAAATGTTGGGAAATTTATGTTGCAAATTCTAGATATTGATGATTTAAGTACACGTAACCGACATATTGATCAAATGCAATTCCAAGAACCGAGTGAGTCTGTTCTAATTTCGGTTGATAATTTTAATACTACTGAGTGAATTCTAGATCACAAGGAGTCTATACCTAGTATACAGCCGGCAGACGCATGATGAAACTACTGATGTACAGCCGCCTATAGAAGTTTGGATTCTCACTTAAGCTGTGGTGGTTTTGGTGTTTGTGCTAACTGATGGTTCCTTTGCACTgattacgaattccaaatacaatacgttcatttgtgtttACCTAGTTCTACCTGCCTTAGGTGGCACTATTTCGATTAGTACATTAtttcgaatacttctaattatcacatgTATTTTAGAAGGTTGATGTCCCAATACCTCATGGTACACAGCATACCTAGCTGGAAACTGCTGTGGTAGACAACACTGTATATCTTAACTGGATCGACCGTCCCAAGAAATGTGTTTTACAACTAATCATTGAAACTCCGACAAGTCGGAAGCAATTGTCACTCAAGTGTGATCAGCTTACAGAAATACCTCCATTCGGTGGATTCTATTATCAATTACATCAGGTTAGTACTTAACGAATGAAATTTAAAGAGTCCAGTTTGTTGAATTCATACGTTCAGCAGTATATCAACAAGTCAGTGACAGACCAAATTTCAATGTATTTGCCATTGTTATCAACATATTAAGTTGAAATAATATTCCAACACTAAAACGCTCTTATTGCTGATTCACTTTTCGCCAACATGTGGAAAATAAGGACAGGTAGAGACTACATCTAGGTCTTGTAAAACAAATAAGAAGCAAGAACTTAATTAGTAAACTGCATGTTAAATAAAAACTTCTCGCAACAGCATTGGGAGCTAGTTACTCGCTGGATCAAGTGAGCAACATATGGAAAATCAGTCGTTCGTATAGTAACAATCAACACCTGCTGATGAAGTCTGTTTAAACGGGTTTATGTATCCTCACCAGGTTGCTGCTTTTTATAACGCCGAATTCGATGAGTTGATATTGACGACAAAACAATGGTCAGAACGAAATTATGAGCGCCCTTGTCTCCAGAACAAAACACCAATAGAATGAGAACCCGACTGAACaatcatggtaagcagagatggatagtggctagcagtggaatcgaggacgcgcgtttcgtcctatttgggactcgtcagctggatgtacctgcatctcagagttgacggacactctgggactagaacccagggcttttcgcttcaaacgccatcgcgttatccactcggccactgagtcctgatagccactcggTGGTGCTGGCCACTAgccacatcaactctgagatgcaggtacatccagctgacgagtcccaaataggacgaaacgcgcgtcctggattccactgctagccactatccatctctgcttaccatgcctgtgaattaaggctatatcgaggcaatacgcatagtatgcacatatgccaattagagactgaccagttgcagtcctaacaaatcgatgggaagattcaaacaaacaatactgaatgaatccGACTGTACAATGTTTATAGACAAACTAGATTGATtgagatatatttgaaaaactAATTTGTGAAGTTGTAGCTGCTAATTATGGACGGAAATTTCCGTCCCACATCATGTGATTAACTTCTGATATAGATTCAAAAACAATTAGCGTTTCCAAACATCGCGTCTACGTGATGCTAAATAGGTTTGCATCAACCTCATTAACTATGCTATTCAATGTAACCACAAGTGAAAATACTCGAAAAGTGTACGTGAGCTCAACAAACTAAGTTGCCACGACAACAGGACTAATATTCAGAGGTTGATATgtaaacaaaatagaaaatataaacCTATCCATTTTCGGCCATAAGTTGCTGCCTTATGAAATACCATCTACTCATTGGGCGGCCGCTGGTCGAGAAAGACTTTTCAGTACTTCATACTTTGAAACGCACTGACACCTAGTTTGAACAATTCCATAAATTATTTCGATGCTGAACCAATAAGCTCAATTCCATTCTGCAACTTCCGCAGCGTTGATTGGGACACATGATTCTTAAATGACGTTTGCTCAACTGGAAATACAAGTGCACATTTGACCATAATCAATGAACTAGTCAGTGACATATATTGAATCTATAGTCTACTCCATGACCATCATGATCAGTCATTTTGATAAGTGTATGCCACCAAATGGGAACAACATAACACATGTTTATTGATAACATACTCGTCAGTTTTGATGCTGAACAAGGTTATTAGGTGTGCAGTACCCAGCGTTGTTCCGCTCATTTAATGGGTGGATATTGCATGAAAGTGTAACTTCGCTGGAGACTTCATTTTACACATCTGTCTACTATGAACACATTTTGGTGTAGTGCATCTAAACATGCCGGATGAAAAACGAATAAGATGTGAGTTAGGGCTTCAAATGAAATGTGataaaaatcatttatataCGACACTCATCCGCCAAATGAGCAAAACTGTTGGATGCCTCACACCTATTGGATATCGAAAAACGACCAGATGACTTGAACTCTTACTACCACCTATTAACAAAACTCATTTTTCCATAATAAATGAACTgactttgttgttgtttctaATATTCATAACACTCTTACTATAGCTCACAATGAGTTTACTACTGTAAATCAATTACAATCGATTAGTCTGACGAATTTTGTGTTAATGAAGTTACCATAAAGTAACTATGAAATCAAAGTATCATTTAAAGGAATCTCAGAATCGAGTATAACCGGAGCCCCCCATCACGTTTTATGTGAACAAAGCAGAGATAAAAGAAACAATTCCTGAACTATGGTGACGAAAGTTACAATCATTCATATTTTGATATGGAAAGCAAGGGGAAAGTTTCAAACTTTTCTCGTAGCAACTAAGAAGAATGTTCAATACTTAACGTATTCATTATGGTCacattagttttttttatacaataaataaactattcacatgatgatgatgatggtaataataataataagaataatccaGAAAAAATATTATAAAGTAAACAAGAAAGAAACTGAACTATATTGAACTTTCAAAGAAATTGGATAAAGTATCATGAAGGATGATTTACTTGTTTTGATATTCTTAATTAGAATCTATATGAATTTCTCTAGAGCCTATGGATGAATGATCTTGTTTATTAAGATGATTATTAGATGATTGATCAGTTGAACTGATATCTGGTTGCTGTTGATGATTTGATCTGATTTGTGTTAGTTTGTTTTCAAGATTTTTAAGAGCATTTTGAACAGCCAAGATAACTTCACGACGTTTATTTCTAATGAATATTTCACCAGATGAATTGATCTTATCTAATCGTAACATAAGTTTTTCAAGTTTATCTTCAAGTAATAAATATGCTTTTGTTTTAGATGAAGCTGGAAAAAAAATACATATAATATCAACGTGGATTTGGATTAAATTATGTAGGACAATACAAAAacattctcatagttgaaagcatgattcatttgaaactagacaaataccatggaaaacctggaagcactggacagccgtttcgtcctattgtgggactcctcagcagggcgcgtccacgatcccgcactcgcgagattcgaacccaggacctgccagtctcgcgccagagcacttaactgatagaccactgagccgccatccaaagtggtaatgtctaacttcaaccaatacacgaagttgagcaaccgttcaccaattgtcttcagtgagttcctatctcacaacagatgtagtttggactccattggtcactgcttttcactagatgcgcactgatgaggagtcccacaataggaggaaacggccttccagtgcttcaaggttttccttgctggtctagcttcaattgactcatgctttcaactatgaaaatactaaatctccacaaaaccccctctgacaAAAAGATTCACTAATTTCATCATGAAAATATACAAAGACCATTCATGAGTGTGGTTTTCTAGTAATTGAAGCATTCTGAGCTACAAATTCTTTGACATGAATCACAAAAATAATACTTAACAATCACTATAATAATTGGATGTATTGAAAGGAACCGATAGAAACCTTATTGTATACCTTGAGTATAACTTATTCAGATCAAATTTGATTTGTCGTGAAATTCGACGCAAAGCTGGGGCTACCATCAACCTTACgtaattttattaatatttatgctTTACTACTGGAATGAGTCATTATCAGTATGTTAAAAGAACACTGTAAGTCCAATTTATTGCTTACATGTAGCAAGAGTATTTTTACCAAAGTGAGGTCGAAAAGAGGGTGTTCAAGAGACTAGAACAGGGTTGTTAGACAAAGTTTTatctagtggagttggaaaaccttgatttcaATTATGTAAATGAGCTATGAGACGCTGAGGAAACGCATGATGTGTAAACCTATCTTAGTTACCAGGTTTCATGGGAATGGGGTCTTCTGACGTTGCTCAACTCTTTTATGGaccagaccttcaggtcaaagactAAATAAGCGGTACTTTAAGAAAACATGTGCTTCGGTTTAAGAATACAGGGAGTGTCACATCATAGACACAAACATATTGATGGATACCTACGAAGAAAGTGTTCTACAAACTTTGTGTCACTACGCATTTAGACGATATCTCTCTTTAGTTATTCACGCTGCTGAAGATCTAGCAGATACGTTAGACTGTCTTTTGGAAAATCATAATGTCGAAGTATTGGTTTTTCGAGACTCCAATGCAAGACACTAATAAGGAAATGAGAATGTAATCGCCATTTGTCGATTCAAAAAACCCGTTGAACACACGCTTACTCAAGGGCTCCGTACCACTGACGTATAGTTTAGCTGGTACCAATGTCGCGCTAATTGCCCTAGCCAAATCAGGACCTATTTATCAGGTCCCCCACTAACAACTGTTCGTGTGTTATCAGGTTGGAAGGCTCCCCCAAACCGAAAAAAACTGGTATGAGGAACATCAACCACCAATGGTATAATCGCAGATAAGCTAATAGGTGCAACGCTTCTGAAACTCAAGCGTGGACTAAGACTGGTCCCTGAGAAGTATACGAATAAACTAAAGGCATTGTAAATAAACACCTCAGGTAGAGTGACAGCGTACAATCACCTCTCCATTGTCTCAAGTCAACAGTAGAATTGAAGACTCCTGGCCGACCTCAATATCGATCCTTAACTTATGCATTCATGATATCCTGGAGACAATTGTGAAGTATGTAGTGGTGGTGTGGATGTCTTCGGGAAACTCTCCGACCCCGAGTATGAAATCATGATACAATATACCCAAAGCGCCCTTCAGTGTATTAGATATGTGTTACGAAAATTGTTCCAGAGACTTCCATATTACCTATCATTAGCAGACACCGGGATTCAGTGGAAAAAGGATGATCAGTTTATGACATAAGGCTTGGTATGAAAGACAGTTACACAGAACTGGCATCTGTAGGTTCATCCTGAATCCCCTCTAGTCGAGATCCTAGTAACTCTTCTTCTTTACTACTTATATGTTTTATTTGAGTGCTAACATGCACTTCCTATTACGTAATTTATAATGATTAGTATCTTGGTCAGTTTATTCTTTTAAGCTATGACCTATTTCATATATCAATTAAGTTTGCTCATATCatcattttgttaattattcgtACCAATGTTACTACAATTGTTATCTTATTATCGATTTATGTAATTTACCTATAATGAATAGTTATGTAATCCTTTTTCACTATAATCACTGATCCATAAACTGTCTTGATTTGGTTTaagatttttcatttatttatataaacatcaCTGTGAAATAGAGTAACGCTAAACGAAAAAAAATATTGCTCGCTTATAAGTGTGTTGTTCTACAATTTAAATTACAGGATTCTTTGATACAAATACATACTTATGTATATaatacgcccccaaatgccctggtacggccaagagtagggagagtccgctgtccctctccaaatgctctcacatggccacgcgtaaacAGCctttgtcagggaagtcctactcattgccttctctcaacgggggtgttgtttatgaaatcgagaggacgaaaagagaatgtccggcgctttaaccgggttggtggacacggagagtccacctaggggagttaggaaaccttgattccaaaccaacggtgcacatggactccaatatcctgagggaacaattggcgtatgagtcaatcgttggtcaccggctatcatgggactacatctcctcatgatgctccactgcctcgtggatcagacgtttaggtcaaaggctccgggtgtagccccctaagaaatgcacgtgcttcggtttgggcacccgggtagtattacagccttcacacaaatcaagtgacttgtgtagggcatatatatctggtgcccctttgtaccaatatttatgtgtttaaataaataaataaaatgtaatacGGTACAAAAGATTTTTTGTTATAAATAAGTCAACTCACAAGTAAACCCGTTAATCTCAGTTTCTATTTCTGCAAGTTCACATTGAGCTTGTTCTATAAGAGAAAGTGGATCTAATCCTGTTGGTTGACatacattttcattattatcactattattattatcatttgaaaTTTTAACAGAAACAGATTTGATAGGAATTGATTCACTCTTCTCAGTGGAAGAATTTTGATTGCTTTTATACGAATCAGACGATTGAGTTGCTGGGGAATTATTCGGTTTTTGTTCATAGTTACGAtggttaccattattattattgttattcgaAGAGCTGATAGAATGTACCTTGGTAAGGGATgttaaaatgaaagaaaatatatttttgataaCACCCACAATTTTAATACAACCATAGTCAATATGTTAAAGTCAAATGATTAACAACAAAATAGTCATATCGACATGAACAACTAGCCAAATAGTGATGTAAACAACACTTTCTTTTCTAACTGTTAATGAAAACGTTAACTGACACGTAAGCAAACTAATCATTGAGTGCTATTGATTGACGCTAGTAATCAGTAAGGTTATTTGCAACGCTAAAATGTGTTACTCATATTTTGACAACTATTCAAACTATCACATACATTTAATCTCATAACCAGAAATATTAGTCTCTGGTAATTCAACTTGTACAATGTAAGGATCATCAGCAATGTCAAACCGGGCACCATTTGAGGAACAATCTGTGATACTAAATAATATCactgaaaaacaaaattttctGAACGAGTACgaaaattttgtaatttttatcgatggtcagtcagtcagctacaacgtaggaccaggcacacatgcATCGGTCgaagttaccatacctcactcgttagcacaacaagatgaacaccaaattcatagaagtagttaatttagtggtggtaatacataaaagaaagattgtatataagaatatatatagtacaggaaggaagttatgaagcaattttaatctcacggtttaagggaagataaagagtgtatacacctgcgttattgtgatcgattctgagccatgtcacacacagtctctaaccattggttacgatagtcacacggaccccaaccaagtagtctgcatctaccaacatggctcagactagaagttagtgacttcatgctctgatgcccCTAaatctcttccaaccatcccctacactagtcagcataggacatcgtggtaatcggtgttcaggcatacgtaacacgtagcgggctaaccatctcagtcgatgaagattcatgacctcattaactgatttaccatcattccccgATAccttgtgtctaacctcactattacttacccagtgatcccagcagatgcgagcaatatttctaagacatctgtggtcaaatactgctaacttacgagtatcttctacttttaatgaccacgtttcacagccgtaaagtagaacagagcgaactgctgcacagtatactcgtcgcttaattgatagacagatatctcgtcttcgccataggtaacataagttggcaaaagctaaacaagctttttgaatccgtgctgagatttcgtcagacaccaacccattagggctgaccagacttccaagataagtgaagttgtcggcGCGTTCGAttacttcgctccctatccttagttcaggtgttgacacctcttacttaacaagctgatcagcatcgacactgacagctggataaccaattggctatgttcctacttttctggaagagaacagtacactgtatttgaaggaaagtgttcaacatctctactgtctactgtaggtgtgccacaaggagctgttctttcacctctgctcttctctttctttttgcatgatctgccatcttccacagaaaacacttttgtaaaatatgcggacgacctcactgtatgtatgccaatttctacctccttacatcctatagaaatgaacgagtttttatctcgtattgaaaggtggtctgttggtaatggtctcttactcaatccatctaaatgtcaagctgttaactttagcttgagacatggacagaacctatactctatgttgggatcccataatgcttgtgccattggagactccttaataaacacagtgtcgaaggtcaaatatcttggtgtcattttttcctctgatctttcttggtcttctcatgttttactgttatcgaaaaaagtttaccgtttgacatactacataaagaggctgcatgcttttgggattactcaccatttactcttacaatttgtaaattcctgcatattacctattattttatattgttctccattattctttcccgggcttttgagaaaagactttgctattttgcgtagagtgctgaaggcagtttgcaaggtatgtggtgaatcttttgaagtcattgttaatatgcttgtggatagacatcttaagtcttccaaactcttggcaggtgttatcttatcagatactaaccatccgctttattcatatctttctccttgtatatcttctggtagaacgagacgtaaatacattaaaatccatgcacgcaagtaaatctataaaagttctgtaataccttaccttgcaaatttactttgtgacgaacaggctgttagagttgacctagtaaataacctgtattcttaagcatgtctcaaattcgatcatttgtataaactcagattttcctaaactttttttattttatttctgttctgttttttttgtttgttttgtttctttttttggtaaaaaaaacttg is part of the Schistosoma mansoni strain Puerto Rico chromosome 1, complete genome genome and harbors:
- a CDS encoding putative bcl2-associated athanogene: MSSQGLPPGWSMGYDSITGFPFFIDHINKSTTWEDPRKSKTQSNTIQNLQSVPSYSSESLNNRRQYNLSGNEPVTDPSNPGDIKVGNVGDNIQRKTQSYYDNVGEPIPIKVHSISSSNNNNNNGNHRNYEQKPNNSPATQSSDSYKSNQNSSTEKSESIPIKSVSVKISNDNNNSDNNENVCQPTGLDPLSLIEQAQCELAEIETEINGFTSSSKTKAYLLLEDKLEKLMLRLDKINSSGEIFIRNKRREVILAVQNALKNLENKLTQIRSNHQQQPDISSTDQSSNNHLNKQDHSSIGSREIHIDSN